The Maridesulfovibrio sp. genomic sequence ATAGTTGACTGAAAAGGTAGTTTTGTTCATTTTCGGAAGTATTCAAATCGTAGATCAATATACAGGGACCGACCAAAAAATGAACGTTGGATTTATCGCCTTTATGGAGCACATTTTTAATCCGCTCCACATATACTGCAGACTGATAGACTGCGGCATGTCTTCTTCCAAAGCGAAAAAGGCAGCCCGGGTCTATGAATTATGTATTTTCAAACCCGCAGCCTTCTGCATCCCGGTCATCAGGAATCAAAAGCGGGAGAAGTAAGCTCGCTGTCAATAGTGTCCGCATCCTCGGCATTAAATTGAATCAAACGGCGCAAATGGGTAAAACTCATTTCGTCCATATGATGAAAATCAGCAGCCAGCCCGGCTTCATCGGAACGGACAATCTTCGCACCGACCCTGATTATCGCTTCTTCGGAAAGCGGAATGGACACCTCGCATTCCTCACCTACCAAAAAGCCCTTCACCGGATCGCACAAAATACCTTTCAAACTTAAATTATGCGACACCACAAAAGCATCAATGTCATCTTTATGCAGCACGACCCTGAAACCTGCATTCACGCGGGTTCTGCGTCTCTTATTCTGATCCATGAAAACTCCAGACTTTTG encodes the following:
- a CDS encoding PilZ domain-containing protein, producing MDQNKRRRTRVNAGFRVVLHKDDIDAFVVSHNLSLKGILCDPVKGFLVGEECEVSIPLSEEAIIRVGAKIVRSDEAGLAADFHHMDEMSFTHLRRLIQFNAEDADTIDSELTSPAFDS